The Acidimicrobiia bacterium genome contains the following window.
ACAAGAATGGCACCGTCGACCTGGGCCGCACCGGTGATCATGTTCTTGATGTAGTCAGCGTGACCTGGCATGTCGACATGTGCGTAGTGACGCTTCGCCGTCTCATACTCGACATGGGAAATCGAGATCGTGATGCCACGCTCTTTCTCTTCTGGCGCCTTGTCGATCTCGTCGAATGCATAGACCGGGGACCCCGGAATGCGATCGCCCAACACCTTCGTGATGGCGGCAGTCAACGTGGTTTTACCGTGGTCGATGTGTCCCATCGTTCCCACATTTACATGCGGCTTGGTCCGCTCAAATTTACTCTTGGCCATGCCGGTTCTCCTTCTTGCGTGGCTCTGTCATTTCGTTTCGGAACGACTAGGCATACTGTCAGCCGTCAGCTCTCGACGCCGTAACGCGGACAGCTGAAAGCTGCTTTACACCTATCCATTTCCGTAGCGGCGGGCAGACTTGAACTGCCGACCTCTCGATTATGAGTCGAGCGCTCTTACCAACTGAGCTACGCCGCCTCGTGCTCGGCGAGAACACTTTGTTCAACGTCGTGACACTGCTGGTCTATTGGGCTTTCCGAAGAAAACCTGAGCCTCCTTCCGGATTTGAACCGGAGACCTCATCCTTACCATGGATGCGCTCTACCAACTGAGCTAAGGAGGCGTAAGTTGTACTAGATCCCGGGCTTGTCCGGGACCCGTGCCGGGAGAAGGATTTGAACCTCCGAAGGCGAAGCCGGCAGATTTACAGTCTGCTCCCTTTGACCGCTCGGGCATCCCGGCAGACCGAGACTGCTCTCGGGCGGGGGATAGATTAGCAATTCTGCGGCACCCGCCTAATTGAGTTCCCTTGAGTCACTCCATCTGATCTTCGGTCTGGAGTCTCTGAGACCTCACAACCAGGAACAATCCCGAGCTCAGAGCAAGAATAGCGAAGGCTGCGCAGGCGACCGCCAGGCCGGGGAATCGTTCCCAGGCCAGTTGGGCTGCGTAGCCGATCACTGCGGCGACCGCACCCATGCCATATCCGGTCCAACGCAGGATCTGGCCCTGACGAAGCGAAGAAACGGCGTGGCCCTCTCCGAGTTCCAGCAACGCGGACGTTCTCTGGCGAACCATCGACCCAAGCCACCAGGCAGACGCACCCAGGTACGCAACAACAAAGGCCAACCACTGTGGATCAACCAGGAACAGGCCAACCAAACCCACGACCACCAAACCGAGCCACAAACGGCGGGTCCTCATGATGAATCCCACGCCCCAGGCTGGTCCTTTGACCGCCGAGATGACTGATGTAGCCATCCCCCACCCGGCGACGACCAGCGTCAGAACGATCGCGGTGATCGTGGCGTCTTCCTGGGAAAGGACTATCAACGCATTCCGCTCGACTGAGCGGTGAGGCGGGCGATCCGTTCCTCGATGGGAGGGTGCGTCGAAAATAGTTTGCCCATGGTCTGGCGCGCATTGAGAGCTTTGAGCGGGTCGGCGATAAAGAGTTGCGAGACGGCCGGGTTGACCCGCATGGGGATCTGGGCGGTACCTTGACTGATCTTGGCGAGTGCCGAAGCGAGGTTCAATGGCCGTCCCGTAATCATCGCGCCGGTTTGGTCGGCTTCGAACTCGCGAGAACGAGAAATGGCCATCCGAATGATCATGGCTGCGATCGGGGCGAGGAAAATCGACAGCAGAGCCATCACCCCTGCGATCGGGTTGTTGTCGCGGCCTCGGCCTCCACCCGAGAAGAGGGCCATACGGCCAAAAATGGAGAGGGCGGCTGCCAGCATCGCCGCGATCGAGGATATGAGAATGTCGCGGTTGCGAACATGGGCCAGTTCGTGAGCGATTACGCCCTCAAGTTCGTCGCGGTTCAGCAACTGAATGATGCCGGCCGTGACCGCCACCACGGCATGTTTGGGGTTGCGTCCGGTGGCGAAGGCATTCGGCTGTGGCGAGTTGATGAAGTAGAGGCGCGGCTTTGGCATGTCCATGTATTGGGCAAGCCGGTTCAAAATGGCTTGGACTTCGGGAAGCTCATTGTCCGGGACCGGCTGGGCGCGGGCCGACATGATCGCCATCTTGTCGGAAAAGAAGTAGGCGACCGCGTTGATACCGACCGCGAACAAGAGCCCAATGTAGATGCCCCCATTGGGGAACAGCGCGATCCCGATCCACCACACGAGGGCTGAGAGGAATCCGAGAAGAGCCACGGTTTTCAGGTTATTCGTCACTTACCAATCGTACCCCGTCGGGCCCTTTATGAAGCGCCGGCGGTTAAACATCGACTAAATTCCGGGACCGCTCGTAGCCATGGGTGACGGTGTGAATCGGCACTCACGATTGCTGGCGGTCGAGGTACATGAGGACGTGAGGTCGGTCTCCCGCGGTCAGAAAAACGTCGCCGCGGGTCGCAAAGCCGAACCGTTCATAAAAAGGGACCGCATCAACGCGAGCATTGCACCACACACGGCCACCGCCCCCGTCCCTGGCGTGGCACAGCAGTGCCTCGAGTATCTGTCCTCCAAACCCACGGCTTCGGAATGGCGGCTCGGTTGCCATCCCACGAATTCGCCAGGCTGGCTCATCCCCGGATCCCGGGTAGGGAGAACGCATGATGGTGCCGACCGACACCAATACACCATCCACCTCGATCCCGTAGGTAGCCGTCGTTTCAAACCGCTCTTCGGGATATCTAACCGCGTCATCGGAGACGGCTTCCGGACGAAGAATCCGACGTCTGAGGTCGAGGGCATCGAACGGTGGAATGAGACTTGGTGGCATCGGGACGACCCTAGTTGGGGCGGCATCGGAAACTGGCCCGGTCCTGCCACAATGCGGCCGTGCGGAAACTGTGGACCATCGGCGTATTCGTTGTTCTGGCGTCGTTGGACAACGCTGCCATCATGATGATCCCGAGTATGGTGCTGCCGATCGCTGACGACCTCGGGGTCTCCGAGGCGGCCCTGGGTGGGCTCACGGCTGCCGTGATCCTGCTGACCGCATTTACCGCGGCCGTGTGGGGTTTCTTCGGAGATCGGACCGGTCGGAAGAATCTCCTTTTCTGGGGCACCATCATCTGGGTTGGGGGCGTATTCGCAGCCGCCAATTCTCAAACATATGGTGGCTTGTTCGTCGCCATGATGGTGGCCGCCATCGGATTCGGATCAATCACGTCGGTCGGGTTCTCAGTCGTATCTGACTTCGTGCCGCCGCACCGGCGGGGTCTGGCACTCAGCTTTTGGGGTCTGTCTCAGGGGGCGGGCGGCTTGATCGGTGGGTTGGCGGCCAGCCAACTTGGCGCCGGCGACTGGCGACGACCCATGGGGCTTCTGGCGGCGGTCGGGGCCGGCTTTGCCGTCCTGTTTCTGACCACTCAAGACCCGGCGAGAGGACAGTCGGACCCTGAATTGGTGGGTCGCGCATCGGAACTCGAAGAGCGGATCGAATTGGCCGAACTGCCTGCCATCATCCGGCGCCGATCGAACACATGGCTCATCAGCAAGGGCCTCGCTGCCCAGTTCGCCTACGGGTCTCTCTTGTGGGTTCCCCTGCTGTACCAGACCAAGATCGCCGAACTTGGGTACAGCATCGAAACCTCCACCCGGGCCGGTGGCTTGTATTTCTCGGTCCTGCAACTCGCCGCGATCACCTCGATCGGAGCTGGATGGCTCGGCGACCGATGGCAAAGACGCACGCTCAGTGGCCGGGCCCGCCTATCGACCATCTCGATCCTTGGCGCGGTTCCCTTCTTTCTGGCGTTCTTCTTCGTTCCTCTCAAAGCCCTTCCCCTTACCGATGGAGCCAGTTCCAGCCAGGTGACCCGGGAAGTAATGATCAGTTTTGTAACCAATGGATGGGTAGCCCTGGCCTTTTTCTTGGCCTTTGCGGCAGTGGTTTTGACGTCCGCCGATTCGCCGAATGCGTTCGCCCTCGTCGTCGACGTCAATCTGCCGGAGCACCGGGGGACCGTTTTCGGGTTGGTGACCCTGGCTGAGGGAGTTAGCCGGAGCACGGGCAATGGACTGGTCGGTTGGGTCACGGCGACCTTCATAACCACGGCCGCAGTCTCCAGGAATTACGCCATCGCCCTGGCCGGATTCCAGTTGTTCTTTTTACCAACCGGCTATTGCTATTGGCGTCTCACCAAAACCGCTCCTGACGACATCGAGAACGTCAGGCGGACCCTTACCCAGCGAGCTGAGAGGTGACCGAGAATCGTTGGTCGTACCGGACAAAAGACCCTTGCTGGGGGAATAGGCCCGTGATATTGATT
Protein-coding sequences here:
- a CDS encoding 50S ribosome-binding GTPase, which produces MAKSKFERTKPHVNVGTMGHIDHGKTTLTAAITKVLGDRIPGSPVYAFDEIDKAPEEKERGITISISHVEYETAKRHYAHVDMPGHADYIKNMITGAAQVDGAILV
- a CDS encoding zinc metalloprotease HtpX; its protein translation is MTNNLKTVALLGFLSALVWWIGIALFPNGGIYIGLLFAVGINAVAYFFSDKMAIMSARAQPVPDNELPEVQAILNRLAQYMDMPKPRLYFINSPQPNAFATGRNPKHAVVAVTAGIIQLLNRDELEGVIAHELAHVRNRDILISSIAAMLAAALSIFGRMALFSGGGRGRDNNPIAGVMALLSIFLAPIAAMIIRMAISRSREFEADQTGAMITGRPLNLASALAKISQGTAQIPMRVNPAVSQLFIADPLKALNARQTMGKLFSTHPPIEERIARLTAQSSGMR
- a CDS encoding GNAT family N-acetyltransferase, with protein sequence MPPSLIPPFDALDLRRRILRPEAVSDDAVRYPEERFETTATYGIEVDGVLVSVGTIMRSPYPGSGDEPAWRIRGMATEPPFRSRGFGGQILEALLCHARDGGGGRVWCNARVDAVPFYERFGFATRGDVFLTAGDRPHVLMYLDRQQS
- a CDS encoding MFS transporter, producing the protein MRKLWTIGVFVVLASLDNAAIMMIPSMVLPIADDLGVSEAALGGLTAAVILLTAFTAAVWGFFGDRTGRKNLLFWGTIIWVGGVFAAANSQTYGGLFVAMMVAAIGFGSITSVGFSVVSDFVPPHRRGLALSFWGLSQGAGGLIGGLAASQLGAGDWRRPMGLLAAVGAGFAVLFLTTQDPARGQSDPELVGRASELEERIELAELPAIIRRRSNTWLISKGLAAQFAYGSLLWVPLLYQTKIAELGYSIETSTRAGGLYFSVLQLAAITSIGAGWLGDRWQRRTLSGRARLSTISILGAVPFFLAFFFVPLKALPLTDGASSSQVTREVMISFVTNGWVALAFFLAFAAVVLTSADSPNAFALVVDVNLPEHRGTVFGLVTLAEGVSRSTGNGLVGWVTATFITTAAVSRNYAIALAGFQLFFLPTGYCYWRLTKTAPDDIENVRRTLTQRAER